The following nucleotide sequence is from Lytechinus pictus isolate F3 Inbred chromosome 10, Lp3.0, whole genome shotgun sequence.
ACTTACAGGAATCAAGTGATACTTTAGTTACATAATACTGTACAATggattaaaactttttttccttaaatgaTATGAAACCATGATGTACTTTTCATATGTAAAATCTACCTCTTTACACAATTTCGCAATTATGTATGCActatgttatgaaaaaaaagtcattggTTTCAGGGAAATGCGGAATCTTAATCATTATCATGCATGCtatattttaaaattcattatctTTCGATAAGATGCATTGGTGGATTAAATGTCTTCTCCATCAGACAAGGATGATTCATCCATTTCATCATTTGTCATAGTTTGGGGTTTTAAATCAAAGTCAATGACAGAAGACTAATTCAAACTTCCCAAATGTACATTCCAAAACCCAATCACAGTAATTTTTATCAGTTTTTAAACGTTtattgaaaaaagtgggggggggggtgggtgggttgAAGCCCCCACCTACCTTCTCTCAGTTCTATGACccttgaatgaataaataaatacagtaTAATGTAAATGTTAATAATGTTACAGGgctcccagcttttcaagagaacaaaattccctgatttttccttgatttttccctgatgaagtttcaaaattccctgataatcatttaaacccattcccactTTTGCATCTTTTCTAAGTTGTTGAAGTGAATtatatgtattttcagtataaaatcaataatgtaaaccttattagtaccaccataaccagtcattcaatggatgttgtttggATATGCaataaaatataacagagtctgtctgactaccgtgctttcgacttttgggccgatcaaaattccctgatttttccctcctTTGAGGCATTCTTCCCtgatttgaagtattttttatcaaattccctaATTTtcccctgactggaaaaaagtaaaataattttccctgatttctcTGACGGGCTGGGAGCCCTGTGTTATCAATGATTAGTTAGAGGGCTATTCTGGTAAATTCACCCAAAGTTTAAGCATTACAACTCCTAAGCATCTCCAAAATAATCGACTTCCACCCAGGGTTTCCGATGAATGTTCAATAAGCATGCAGACACCTCCAGTCTTGAATACCTCCAACATTTAAAAAGCGGTTCTGTTATTCACTTCTGAAACTGATCCTCAAAGATTGATTCCAGTCTCTTTGACACTGTCACATTCCAAAATCGCTTTTGAACGCCATCTTCTTGCAAAATTCCATGGATCATTGCAAATGTCTTGAGGTCCATCCTCTTTACATTGAAGCAAAAGTTCATACTTTGTTTCTTCGTCAGGTGTGGTGTGTATCACCACCATCTGAAGTGTGCATACGCTCTGTTTGCTTCACACTGCCTGTGGAGATCATGTTTCCTCTTCACTACATTGCCCTGTAACCACAGcagaaagaacaaagaaaatgttTCATTAATCATATATATATCCTGAAGTGAACTCTTCTTTCTTACAGATGAATCGATAGGCTCTTTCGCCATTTTAGCTCTACGTCATAATAGTTGCCTGGACTTTACTCATTACGTCACAATATCTTCTAACAATGCACCTGTAGCGTTATGTTGTTGTGCATTGTATTTATTGCGTGTTGGTATCATCACCAAATAGTGCAACCTGTTTTGGATAATATAATCATCCCTGAAGAAGGTCTATGACCGAAAATTTGGAAGATTATGTCTCCTCACGGCGTTTTTCTTAAGTCTTCTTTTGTTTCTACATTATGACGCCGACGCAGAActctttgatttatatatatatatatatagtaggCCTGGGAGTAAAACTCAATCAATGAATTCAATCAGCAATTAAATACTACTTTTTACACTAATCAAATGATCGCCAAATGTTGATTACTGATTTGAGAAATTCAATTGAAAGTACATcgttataatatttcatatttgacaaCGAAGTGCAAGATAAATGGAATATGTGCTAAAATTTAATGAATGAACAATGACATTCATCACCATTCAGCTATGTAAATGAGCATACCCTAGGCGCTGTACCGGGACACTCTACTGAGTTAGCTCGCTCATATGATTGACTGGTAGGTCATGTAAGTaggtcaatttttttgtgatttctcaTATTCCAGGAATCTAGATTTGAACCATTGTTTACCCTAGTGAACAATTGAATAGCAAAAAGGGTATTCGTCCCAggccttatcatcatcatcaaatttataaaacaaaaccTGATTGTCTTGACTACTAGTATCACATTTACATACCTGATTATGAAATGCATCGAGTAATTCTTGAGCTAGTTTCTCTGGCATGTGCATTTTGAGTGGTTTCTTCTCACATTCCTGTATTATCCATTTCATGGCGAGAAACCGTCTTCTATTATCCTTCAGAGGTGATGGAACCTGGcgtaaaaaggggaaaaggggaTATGATCGTGATCACAATGAGTAGAGGAAACGATCATTCTCCTCGAAAACAGAggtacaaattattttttttaggaacTAAATTGACCAACCCCTCCCCCCTTATGGTAGCAACAATTCTAAATTTTCACTTCAACTTATTTGAATAACCATTTAGGCATTTTATATCAAACAGTTAGATGGATTCTTGACTGTGCAGTCAAACTTTATGCCAATGTCACTGAAAGGGGAGataaagaatatatatacacacacccaACTTCTCATACTTCAAAATAATAAGCTCTGTTACCTTTGACCCCCTTCTAAATTTAATCTAGAACAAAAACAGGACGGACAGACCGACCGAGGGCCCGAAACACAATGCCTCTGGCAACTATCTAAGGTCGACGGAGGCATCCAAATAGGAAtgaaaattgatgatgatgacaatgcaATCAGCTCACTGACATTCAAATGATTCATAACTGTCTAGAAATAATAACTGAAAGAGTTTTCCTCACCAttaaagaaggagaaaagagcACGGCTAACTTAAGATCCACATAATGTATACataatgttgacatttttggcttcccataatctTAGCACAGTTTAGACCATACCGTATTAAAGTTAAATCGGACTGCATAATACGGGCCCATGTCTTTTGTACTCACCTGATAGTTCTTGCCTCCTCGCTTGATAGTAACGAGACCTAGGGAAGGCTTGCAGTTCTCTATGGCCTTAGTAAAGATGACTCTCGGATTGGTCTCTAGACTGGACTTATCCATCTCAGATGCCTTGTTGTACTTCTCAACCTGCTTCGACTTGATGATTTCAAAGGTctggataataaaaataataataagcatttatatagcgccatccaTATGGAAATAATCTCTTCCAAAAGcactattatcattaccccagctttagctcgagctaccttCCAGTGCTcagagcattcaaggaattaatcctgccggtagccattcacctcacctgggttgagtacagcacaatgtgggtaaacttcttgctgaaggaaaacacgccatggctgggattcgaacccatgtccTTCTGATTGAAAGTCTAGACCATGATGACTCAAATGGATGAGACAAGGGATATCAGACTACCAAACAGCTTTAAGTCATCTATACAAAATTGGTTTGCTATTCACATGAAGCCCTTTGACAAAATCATGCACTTGTTGTTAGACTTTCATAATTGCATGTATAATttacaaactttgctcattctcctgaagacgacaagaacacacttgtcgaaacgtcgagattggatggtccttttcaggaccaacacttgcccaagaaagatacatggtgtaccgtgaaatctactacactattcttcttcgccatggaatcTTTCAGAAGTTACATAATTGCATGTGCTAACTGAATTCATGAAATCTGCCTAAACCACTTTGTGAATTCAAGTCCTGTCTGTGCTCCAATTAAAAGCAGGGCTTATATAATTACATTAATTCTAGGTGATTGAAGGCCATGGAAGTGGATGCCCTGTTGACTTGCATCAGTGCCCCTCACACTGGCCTTGAAGATTTTATGTGCCCCTTTAAAAATGTTTCCAATATGCTTTGATATAGAAATATGCTCAATGGAAAAGTGGCCTTGTGTCcccaaaatattaaaatgtaagGCCTGTAAAGGACTTTAAATGACAAATAACCATACAACTGAATGTCCATAGCTGACAtgaatgtgatcaatcaaaatCTGTACAGCATAATGACATGAACAAATAACTTGGTGTATCGTCAATCCctcaaatgaaacaaaaattgatatattcTCACCTTCTCCATGACCTTAGAAACAGTCTCCTTTTGTCCCTTCTTGTTCATCACATTCACAAATttactggaaaaaaaagagaaataataatcttgataaaataggcctatagtttCAACACACAAGGAAGGTAAAAATTAGCTTTTTTATGTGCAGGAAGCAAACATAGTAAGATAAAAGGAATTTCCTTCATAACTATTTTCGTACACTTGACCCTTGCATGGTATGCTGCTTCAAAATCTAACATTTCCCTCAACTATAAAATGAACTAAATTAGAGAATGAGAGTTGGCTTTAATCGCTGTTTTACTGTATAAGCATCTCAcagagaaagggggaaagagagagtgaaagaCAGAAAGAGTAGAGAGACAGGGAAGGTGGGAGTGAGAGGGGAAGAGAcaagggaagagagagagatgaaaggAGAGAAGAGGTGAGTGAGATTGTGTGAGACTAAGAGACGTATAAAGAATACTgacatatcaaaatatataagcACGCTGGGCTTGATATCATCAATTCCATCCCAAATTCTTTTCTCCTCCAACCACTGCTTATGATGGTTTAGTGAGATAACTTACTGGACCAATGGATCATAGGTGAAGGCTGATGTGATGTCTCCTACGGCCGCCTTGACCGGTGTGCTGATGTCAAGTGGAAGGGAACCATCCTCGTATGACTGTCTGTCGACAACAGGAGGAACGTAGGCTGGTCTGTAGCGACTGTACCTCACCTGGGTAAGCCTTtatgacaaaagaaaataattgttcataatcacatattaaattttagtatttgttaaataataaagcaatattgactggcctcggggcgatacgacatatatcgcccaaactagatttatatcgcccgagtcgtagacaagggtgatatcaatttagtgagggcgatatatgtcctttcgcccCCATCAGGCCActcaatattgctattattaaccaaatcagacatctagagcaaaaatcgttaaaattttgatattttaattttttttattgagaatCTATAGTTTCTCATGTTGAGCAGATCGACTGGGCCACTGAACTTtcccattgtgacgtaattgaaatgacgcGTCCCTGACCTGGGGACGCAGTATCTAGCATTGTCTCaacttgattaccattatgacgtatagCACTGCGCGGTTCAAGGACGCGTACAAAAACGCGTAGAATACCCGGATTAGCGCTGCCTtttattgcccgctacatttccatgcattttctcattgactttcctgagcggggaataaattgggcccgtggataaacaattggaatTTTATTGACCAGCCATTTGATCCCAGTCTTAAGcaggcaacaatgtttcaaagttgccctgctcagatgtaTGAAAcggttaataataatttttatctataaattgttcttcaaaacggcattttgtaacatcgctaatTGAAGGTACGTCATAACgtagcggttcaagggtcagacctagacctattgtatttgctttgttgacaaacggatcgagggatctacacgagatcggtctggtaagaaaccttcaatttttcaccttttcatTCACCAATTAGGCGTATGaaggtgtaaaaataaataaaatcacaaatatTTACCGGTACGAGATTTCTATCTACaagtatgatggtgggccctaagtctgcgcacctaacaatttgagttaagatttaacatgaatttcttcttatttcacaaaatcttttggataataatgttccttatattattgagAGTAAgtataccaaatttctcattaaaaaatgaaagaaaatataggattttcttgaaaaaacctcgggcagtcattttcagattgaaaaaaaaaatggtaccctatgtctgcgcactcattcactttgcacacgattcggggattttgatgagaacggctgtattttgaggccgtcacatgaaatgccctgaattcattattttttccccattttgagtcggatttttttatgaatacccgTCTATGTATTGCACGTGTAAAGTTCatgctcgttgcgtatcttcttttactagaatcgcgcagatacgcgggtgcgcagacttgggagaccgcgcagacatgggggaactgaccatacaaagatggatttcctagggaaatccatttttgttttgatgtGTCTCTAATACATATAATATATGGGAGGCGgttcaaggctccatgatgaagaagtatatgtcaaaatattacaaaatatcatcatggagtcctcaagtcTAAGGTTATAaagtaatttgaatgaattctGTATGACAatgaactaatttttttttaaattaatttaaaactcTGAGTCTGACTTGACTCACTTCTTaattatatcatcatttttacttttttagtCACTTTTGGCAAGAATTCATGGAAGAAATGTAACAAAATTTCATACACATATCTTGTTATGCATTCAGAGTAATATGATAGTACAATCATCAGGATTTGGCGTTACTTTTCGATCTTGGGCAGGTTACTCATGATGGgcaatcacacacacacacacaaaagtcAACTTATGGGACCACACAAAGGATTTTGCATGAtgaaggaataaaaataaatcgtaaCAGAGTTGTTTCTCgcattcaaatgataaaaaagtgTGGAAAAATCGTATTATACGAACACAGTAATTCAATAATAACTTTTAATAGTTAATACTCACAGAGGAAGCCATGATTCCAGTTTTGATGACAATCCATAGGCTCTCATGGGCagcgccattttggatttcttGAACGACAGATAAAAAGACGGAtggatatagatagatagatatatagatagatagataggcaGTTATAGAATTAGATGACTAGTTTTCCcagcattttatgaaaatcgGATGCAATATGACTTTTGCAACACAATTAAcctatattttttcaatgattaatTGGGCAGAGCTAGAccaaataataaaaagagatagatgaaatcatgaaattcagTGCCCTcttaaattatgatttaatgGTTGCTTGCCATGCATGAGGCCTATTGGcctatttatatataattcgaCCCTCTGACTTCGGTTTTAGTAGAAGTTTTTCTTTGTTGACTCATGTCATTTATTTTAATTCGTCCCGTAACATGACTTAATTGTATGCATAAATGGAGAACAGCTAGCTGACcccaaaatattcatatatgtGATAGGATATGACTAATAAAATTTTCTTATCAGCAATTCAAAAATTAGTAAGGGAATGATAGAGTTAATTAGAAGGCTGTCGAGacctctctttttatttttcccttttttttgacggggggggggggggcggccggGGATCAATAATTGGGGCCATTATATTTCCATTACTCCCTTGCTAAAAATTTTGGTGCCCGACTTAAGGGAACATCATAGATATTCATGGCAGTGATAATTAATACAAGGGCTGAATATAGTGAAAGGGGCTTGCATGGCCATGCAATATATCACAAtcatataatttcaaatatttttgtacacatttatttttttttaaatagggaGAACCCTGGCcctcccctgccccccccccccccatgatacACATACACAGTAGGCTATATAATATATTATCCACAGAGATATGAAATCAACAAGAACAGAGATGCATGTGATATAGCGCACAATAAGGGGGTCCGATGATAAAGTCCTGCCCATATCACCCCATCATAATTTTTATGGCCTTTAATTTCAAAAGTTATCAGATTTTTGGTTTATGTTTCATCAATATCTTTGCATCAAACAGCAGAAGTTTAAGTCCATGGGATGTTTACAAGAATATCAGAACAAAATGTTTTTGATGTCCCTTTTTTAATATGTGTGTCcaatcatttctttatttttcaaaaaaaaaattagttttactTTATGTTTTGGGGTTGTGTTTTTGATGTTCAAGTTTTTTGCTATCTGTGACAAATATTTGGATTTAGAATTGGTTGGTAATAATCTTGCAAGTTTCAAATTTAAATATGgtatttatttcagaaaaagTAATTACatcggatgatgatgataagacaCAATTTGGTATTCATCATATCACAAATATTGTATGTAATGAGAAATGGATTCATTAATACATTTTTGGTCAGAGAGGATACCAGTGTACTGTATAATTAGAACGaactatatatataaacatgtacaaaaatcaatgttaTTCCACAATAAAACAACaagaacacacacaaaaaataatgaaaacgcattcattttatttacataaattatttgCAAATGTTTTCCATGACAAGAAGTCTAGCGCCAGCTACAGTTAAAAACCATTACATGTTTTCGTCCCGATCGGCTTCTGCGAAAGATGGCGAAACCGGCGAGCCGGAGTTGAAGATCCTCCTACAATCGGGACCATCCCCAGCTTCACCAAATAGTAATCAGAGAAACAAGCAATTCATGACACTCGTAGATGTTTGTCAAACTTGCATAGTTGTATATTTTTGTGATTCGTAAAGTGGTGAAGGTAagattcatattttaatgagaGATTGcagtttgttgtttatgttgCTGTGTCCATTTTCTTCTTGTAGCGACGACGACAATCAACGAAGATGACCCAGCTGTTTACACTAGACAGAGTTGGATAGACTGATTTGCCAATGCACAATTAACACTAACAGCACTCATATGTGTACTATTCTGAAcgatatacatgatatagggtCTATATGTTGGTTTATTCGAAATCATCGGCATCATTTGTATAATGAATGATGATTGTTTACCTGGTTAATGTTATTCAATGTTAagtttatgttttttttgtgatgACTGAATGTGTTCATCAACTTGTCTTGATCAATCATCAGATCAAgttcattcattgtttttttcccTTTAAATTAACGTTATTCGTTAAGTTACTCAGTCTAGAATCTAGTCTAGGCTATTTGAACTTGAAATTCATAAACAGTTGGACATCGGGATTTGGTTGTATGAAACAGgagttaaaaaatgaaaactgaaaatgggaaAGAGAAATTAACCGTTGTGAAGTTGAGTTTGTCAAGCACAGGGGCCAGGCAGTAACTTTTTTTAGAGGCGTGGCGTGATCTGAATTCTGTCTGACAATATTGGAGGAAAGGAGAgcatgcaattaaaaaaataataattggagACTTGCTGTTCAAACTAATATTATTAGGGTTTTTAAAAAGTAGACACCAAGAACAAAGCAGAATTACCATCGTAGACTACGGTGTCTGAAACTTTAAATTTAACGATACCTTGTCCTTAGCTTTGTAATAAACTCTCACTGACTTAATTTTGGTtgactataggcctacatattccCTACCAggattttgtctcactgaggtcaaaagcccatttgttttgtgtgtgaatgATATTGAGGATTTGAGGGAAGAGTTCCTTTTGGCTTTTGTGCATATCAGAGGGTGTGCATTTTGTAACTTGGCGAAAGACCAAGCAAAGATAACAAGGTGGAGACGTAAATGTTGCGGCAAGTCTTCCCCTTtatttaaagatatatatattttttttaatgaattctttgtttaaaaatggaatcaatattgtataaatgtAGGAAATGAAGATTGTATCCCATTtactacctcaagtgatgttcatGCAGGCACCACCCACTTCACTATCGCTACACCTACCTGAACCTCGGCCTCAAGGACCAAAACTCGCTCTGATACTCAGAGTGGCAATGGTgggaaaaaatgcatattataaAAATTCTACACCGAAACTAGcttaaaaagaataagaagcttaatttcttacttttCAACATCCTAATTTCACTCCATATCCATCCTCCTGTTAGCATCAAAATTGGTGACTTAGAGCCAACATCGAGTTACTCATacgtataaataattcgct
It contains:
- the LOC129269778 gene encoding small ribosomal subunit protein uS7m-like, encoding MALPMRAYGLSSKLESWLPLLTQVRYSRYRPAYVPPVVDRQSYEDGSLPLDISTPVKAAVGDITSAFTYDPLVHKFVNVMNKKGQKETVSKVMEKTFEIIKSKQVEKYNKASEMDKSSLETNPRVIFTKAIENCKPSLGLVTIKRGGKNYQVPSPLKDNRRRFLAMKWIIQECEKKPLKMHMPEKLAQELLDAFHNQGNVVKRKHDLHRQCEANRAYAHFRWW